GCCGCCGGGTCGCGCTGCAGGTCCACGGTCGCGTCGTCGCTTCTGGGTTGCTTCTCCGAGACCTGTCTTCCTCGTCTACGGCGACGCTTCTCTTTAACGCCCTCCTGCGTTGTTACGCTCTCGATCGGTTGCCTCTGGAAGCTTTCTTGCTCTACAAAGACGTCCAAAGCGGCAGTCTTTCCGCctcctcctctgtttccttcAATAGCTTCACGTACACTTTCCTTCTCAACTCTTGCGTCGGCTTGGGCTGCACCGTTCCGGGAGTTCAGCTCCATGGGCTGACTCTGAAGCTGGGTTTCGAGTCCCATGTCTATGTACAGACGGCTTTGGTTTATATGTACGTGGCTTGTGGGTCTGTAGGTGAGGGGGGAAAAGTGTTCGACTGTATGCCTGTGAGAAACCCCGTTACGTGGAACGTCTTGATCAGTGGTTTGACGAAATGGGGTCGCCTTGACCTTGCTCGTTCGCTCTTTGAGGAGATGCCCGTGCGGACCGTTGTTTCCTGGACTGCAATAATTGATGGTTACACACGAATGAATCGGCCTAATGAAGCCATTCATTTGTTCAGAAAAATGGTTACGGATGATGGTATTGCTCCGTCTGAGATAACTATGCTGACCATCTTTCCAGCCATTGCCAACATTGGGTCTGTGAAAGTTTGCCAATCTGCTCACTGCTATGGTGAGAAAATAGGATTTAATTCATCCGATATTCGTGTTGCGAATTCCCTTATTGATTTGTATTCCAAATGTGGATGCATTATGAGTGCATGGAAATTCTTTGAGGAGATAACTGATGCAAGGAAAAATTTGGTATCCTGGACATCAATAATATCTGCATTTGCAATGCATGGTATGGGAGAGGAAGCTGCTCAGGGTTTTGACAGAATGGAGATTGGGGGTTTGAAGCCGAATCAAGTGACTTTTTTGAGCGTTCTGAATGCTTTTAGTCATGGAGGGTTGGTTGAAGAAGGGTTAAGATTTTTTGAGAGGATGGTTAACGTCTATCAACTTGTGCCGGAAACTAAGCACTATGGAAGTTTGGTAGACATGCTAGGAAGGGCAGGGAGGCTGAAGGAAGCGGAAAAAGTCGCTCTGGAGGTTCCTAGAGAGATTGCCAATGTTGTCATATGGAGGACACTTCTAGGTGCCTGCAGCTTCCATGGTGATGTCGAGATGGCTGAGCGGGCCACCGAGAGGATAttggagatagagagaggatATGGAGGGGATTATGTGCTTATGTACAATGTCTTTGCTGGTGCTGGAAGGTTTAACGATGCTGAGAGGTTGAGACAATTGATGGATCAAGCCACTGCGTCCAAAGTTCCAGGGCATAGTTTGGTCTAACTCATGCAGGGATTGAGAAAGGTGAAGGCAAGGTAGACAATCTGTTAGTTCCACACTTTACAGCTTTCCGTTGTTATTGCTGCTTAGCATGCTTGTTCAATGCAGTGGTTTTTGATggatatataatatttcttataTCTCGTGTACAGGTTGGTGTAGGATCTTTGATTGGAAGGAATGAGGACTGAATTGCAACCTACTCTTGAGCTAATGCAGGTAAATCTCCCATTTGTCCTTCGAAAATTAAGTTGCTTTGGGCTTGTGTTGtctaattttttgttgatttcatTCATCTCCAAGTTTGATTGACTATGTACTTCCTTGAAGGACACTAACATGTTTCTATCATCTGTTTACAATAATTATGCTGGGTTGAACTTTTCTAGAACTGGGGATGCTAGGTTCCAGGTCTGTCTCTTTTGCTTAGTGAAAATCATCTCCTTTCGGTAATTCATCATGTATGATTTGAAACATTGACAGGTTCGTCGAGATTGATCTTGGCCTCTGCATAGCATAGCGTAGCGTTCCTCTTGAACAGTTCATTGCATTGTCCTTTCGAGTAGATTTCTGTCTTTGAGATGCTTAGTTTGAGCAGGTTGTATAGCTGGTAATGTGTTGCTGAGTGGAGCAAATGCCTCAGGAGCAAAATTTGGTTGGATCTTCTGGTTGTTGCTTATATGATTATATAATTCAAGCTTGAGCACTTTTGTCTTGTTCTTATGTGCTCTTTGCGCTGTCTCAGTTGAAGAAAGATGTATTAGAAATGGATGTGACGACAAGAGGGAAGCTTAACCATAGTGTctgtgagttttttttttttttttcctttctggtCGGTCACTAAACTTTGGTATCAGTACTCGGTGAATCATTTGGTAATCTCTAGATCGAATTCGTTATATTTTGATCTTGGGCATCAGCGCGACGGTAGCCGTTTACATGTATGCAGGATGGTAAAGCGCCTGTTATCATATGAGGCGAGACCGACGCTCTTCAGAGGCTAAAAAAATTAGCCACTGAGTACCAAGCTGAGCTAGACAAGTATTTCATCTATGGAGCCACCATTTCTAGCAAGATGTCTTCGTGGCTGAGCAATGGATGTATCTCTCCGCGTGCCATGTTGGAGGAGCTAAAGAAAACTGCCTCCAAGTAAGTGTCTAACCCGATTAAATTTTTGGTCTTGTTTAGCTGTGGTCTTAGGTCAGATAAATCTCAGTGATATGATGAGTACTCACTGCAATTGAATTACTTGATGGACAGCCTAATCTCTGGTGCCTCCAAGAAAGACGATGGTGGCTCATCTAGCACTGGATCTAACTGGTTGATGCATGAGCTGTTGTGGAGGGATTTCTTCAGGTAACAATCTTGGAAGATCTCGATTCTAGTATGGACTGAGTTGTGTTGTGGATCCTGCACCTGTCAATCTTTTTAATGCTTCTGTGATGGGAAACTTATCATCAAAAGGTTGTAACTATACACTTACTGCCTTACTGAAATTGTTCAATTGCTGGGTTACTTTCAGATTCATCACCAAGAAGTACAGTTCACCAGTGCAACTGGAGTTTCCGGCTTGCACAGGTGCTCTTGTTTGAGTGGAGAAGGGTCGTGGAGGTTGAGATGACGATCTGCCTTGGGGATTAAAAAGTTTTATGCTGTCACTATCGCGAGCTGTAGCTCTTAGATGTTTTTGAGTAGAGGCTTCTACAAGATAGGTGGTGGtggttgtggtggtggtggtggtggttgttgTGATCTTGCTGCAAATAAGCTGGTGGAAGCATGAACTAATTTCCTTGGTCAATATATGGTCCGCGTGAGCCCGAGAATTTCCCACATGTCTGTGTTTCATTTTGTGACGACtgctttctttttgtctttcccAGTTTATAGATCCATACTGTGAAAATTATCGGTGCTTCACTGCAAGATCTGTCTATTTCGTGGCCTTTGCTAAATGATAAGATCTTCACTTCACGTTATTCTAAAGGAAGATGATCATAATTCGGATTTCGAGACCGCAACTGTTCTGTCGTTAAGACCGGTAAAATTACCTGCACACAGGGCTTGAATTGGAAGAGATGAGGTACCCTTTTGCATGCTAGAAGCCGTAATGCAGTTCCAAACAAATACTAAAAACTTTCAGTTACCGACGAATTTAGAAAAAGTTGCTTTGTGGGTGTTGCTGTGCCGAGGCACTTGCTAACGTTGCAAATAAATCCCAGTGACTACTCAACTCTCGACGATGACACGAGATGGCCGGTGCACTGATCATTCCAGAACTCTGGTGCGATATCATTTGTCATGCATGTATCTCCGGTTTGCGTTATGGGCATCAATCGTGGCTTTGCACGGTACATAGAATCGAATTGTTTAAGGGGGTGTGCGGGATCGAATCACACGGTACAATCTCGAATGCTTACCTATCGGTCGCAAAAAGGACGTGCAATCAGGACCCTAACGAACATTCTGCCCCACGCTGGAGATGGGGGCTGGCTCTAGGGTCCGGGCCATCTACTATTGATCCTTGCCCTTCAATGAGAAGGGGCAGGGCACGGCATGTCCCTCAATCTCATGTTCAGCCTAATATTTGAGGGACGTACTATTTTGATTCAATCTATCGTGACATCCTAAATGATCTCATGTTTGGTTAATCTTTGATGCAACATGAATATGTTGAAGGAAAGAAGGGTCAATCAATATCACATGACAGGGTGTGACACATTTAACTTGAAATCGATGCATATTGCAATGTCTTCGCTGGGTTTTACCTTAGGACAATAACATCCAAAGAACTTGAGTAATTGAAACAAATATTATTACTCGACATGAATCGCAAATCCTAATATGGACAGCTAATTTTCATTCATCGTACGGGGTTGGTGATTATATTATAATGACAAATGCCTTCCTAGATTGAGGTTTTTTGCCATAAACAATGAGGTGGAATAACCTTTACTTATAGCCTTTCGTTTATATTTGTgttttcaaattgatatttgaCTTCCATTTAACTAAACATCTTAGAACTTTACGAACTTTGCACTCTGCTTTTCCAcagaattttcaaatgaaaaaaaaaaaaaaaaccttagcTTGAAGATTGAAAACGTGATTAAAAAAATGCCAAGTAACTCTTCCAAGATTACATGTTTCGAAAGGtttgaaattattttgataTCGTCAATTCAAATGCcacaaaatagataaaaaaaaaaatgtgaaagttACATAATTTGTTCGGCTTTAAGCCAACTCAATAAACCCCATTATAATTTCTCATTAAGGTAAAACATAGTTTTCGTTTGTGAAAAAAAGGTACGACTAAATTTAGAACgactttaaaattttaatatcgATACTTCTGAATATGCCCGCGCCCTGTAaacgtgaaaaagaaaaagttaaagtTAACATAACATCCTTCCATATTATGTGATCGATTTTTACAATTAGTGAAgataatatttatctttttctacCTTTCTCATTGATGGTTTCTTGTCTTTGGCCAATTCCTTTCAGTAACAATATCAATGTTATGATTTATGGGGTAACTTATGCTCTTGGTCCTCGTAATTTGCGAAGATGGATTGTGAAACCTAATTTAGATAGGCTTGAACAAGAAATGAGGATGCCTTCATTGCAATGGTATAGTTAATACCAACAAGATTCTAATTGGGCCAACTTGTATGTGCAGGCGTCATCTATCAATAATTTGTCTAAGTAATACATTTTTCATTAGATTTCAAATGGAAATGTGATGAACGGTAATTAAATTTTTGTCGAAGAATAATGAAAGGATTAGTTTCTCTTGTCCATCTATAATATCAAGGATTAGTCATTTCGGCCCTTGCTTTGTGCAAGGATTCATTTGGTCGTTATGACAAAAATACTAGGATTGAAATTGGACATCTCTAAAAGCACGTGGACCAAAAACATAATTAATCCATAGTCAAAAATAATATAAGGACTAGGATTGGTGCATGATAAAATGTAGGATGGAAAAATGAATTCCCCTAAAGATATTTAAACCTCTTTGTGCTGTCTATTTACAAGTtatttgtcaaaaagtttagagaccaaattgcacattgaactaaaattcaggaactatttgtgtcattttcctggCGGTCATCTGACAGATTGGTGCTTCTCGTGCACGAGCTACAACCGTTAAAAGTTATCTGGGAGAGGAGCAGCCATTGCAAAATTGGGGAAAAGGaaagggcttttttttttttccttcttttgggcATGAAAAACACTTTCATTTAATCAGAAGAGGTTCGGGAATACACTCGTGGGCCTGGGAACTTAGGGCgcacataataaaatttctacttctctatttctttgtttctctgttTCTCGGAACAGGTTTGAAAGCAATGCATTTAGTaaaacaatttgatttttctatttaagacagatttttattccaaaaatagattagaaGAATAAatcgaagttaaaatttttaacactcaaattttgaaatagaaattgaaatcGATTTACAGTGAAAtcgatttttttgtttcaaattttgtcatgcgcattTTAGTGAATCCCAAAGACCCGAGGGGAGGGCGTAAAGGACTCAGTTATTCGATAGGCTATTTCTTCTTTGGGCTTTAACAACCCAATCAGCTACTCTATTTGCTTCTCCACTAATATGGACCGTGTTTAGCTTTGAATAGGGCCTGCGAAGTTGATGGGCTTCGCTGATAAAAGCAAGTGGACTTCCCGCCTGGTCTAACTGGTCTGTTTCTATATCTGAGTCTTCTCTCCGAGACCAGTCTTCCTCGTCTACAGCGACGCTTCTCTTCAACGCCCTCCTGCGTTGTTACGCTCTCGATCGGTTCCCTCTAGAAGCTATCTTGCTCTACAAAGACGTCCAAAGCGGCAGTCTTTCTGCctcctcctctgtttccttcAATAGCTTCACGTACACTTTCCTTCTCAACTCTTGCGTTGGCTTGGGCTGCACCTTTCCGGGAGTTCAGCTCCATGGGCTGACTCTGAAGCTGGGTTTCGAGTCCCATGTCTATGTGCAGACGGCTCTGGTTTATATGTACGTGGCTTGTGGGTCTGTAGTTGAGGTGGGGAAAGTGTTCGATTGTATGCCTGTGAGAAACCCCGTTACGTGGAACGTCTTGATCAGTGGTTTGACGAAATGGGGTCGCCTTGACCTTGCTCGTTCGCTCTCTGAGGAGATGCCCGTGCGGACTGTTGTTTCCTGGATTGCAATAATTGATGGCTACACACGAACGAATCGGCCTCATGAAGCCATTCATTTGTTTAGAAACATGGTTATGAGCATGCTGACCATCTTTCCAGCCATTGCCAACATTGGGTCTGTGAAAGTTTGCCAATCTGCTCACTGCTATGGTGAGAAAAGAGGATTTAATTCAATCGATATTCATGTTGCGAATTCCCTTATTGATTTGTATTCCGAATGTGGATGCATTATGAGCGCATGGAAATTCTTCGAGGAGATAACGGATGCAAGGAAAAATTTGGTATCCTGGACATCAATAACATCTGCATTTGCAATGCATGGTATGGGAGAGGAAGCTGCTCAGAGTTTTGACAGAATGGAGATTGGGGGTTTGAAGCCGAATCAAGTGACTTTCTTGAGCGTTCTGAATGCTTTTAGTCATGGAGGGTTGGTTGAAGAAGGGTTAACATTTTTTCAGAAGATGGTTAATGTCTATCAACTTGTGCCCGACATTAAGCACTATGGAAGTTTGGTAGACATGCTAGGAAGGGCAGGGAGGCTGAAGGAAGCGGAAAAAGTCGCTCTGGAGGTTCCTAGAGAGATTGCCAATGTTGTCATATGGAGGACACTTCTAGGTGCCTGCAGCTTCCATGGTGATGTTGAGATGGCTGAGAGGGCCACCAAGAGGATAttggagatagagagaggatATGGAGGGGATTATTTGCTTATGTACAATGTCTTTGCTGGTGCTGGAAGGTTTAACGATGCTGCAAGGTTGAGGCAATTGATGGATCAAGTCACTGCGTCCAAAGTTCCAGGGCATAGTTTAGTCTAACTCATGCAGGGGTTGAGAAAGGTGAAGGCAACGTAgacaatttgttaatttcacACTTTATAGCTCTCCACTGTTATTGCTGCTTAGCATGCTTGTTCTATGTGATGGTTTTTGAAGGATATGAAATATTTCTTATATCTTGTGTACAGGTTGATGTAGGATCTCTGATTCAAAGGAATGAGGAGGTGCTGAACTGCAACCTACTCTTGAGCTGAGCTAATGCAGGTAAATCTCCCAATTGTCCTTCAAAAACTAAGTCGCTTTGCGCTtgtgttgtttgcatttttgtagATTTCGTTCATCTCCAAGTTGGATTGGCTATATACTTCTTTCAAGGGACACCAACATGATTATATCATCTGTTTACAATAATTACGCTGGGTTTAACTTTTCTAGAACCAGAGATGCTAGGTTCCAGTTCATTCTCGTGCAAGCCAACTTGATGgtgaaatttatattattagTAGTCCAATGTACCCTTGAATCACTTTGTCTATATGGTCTAGTGTTGTCAAAGCCTCAAAGGTGAAAGGCATTAGGACCCAAAATACCCCAGGCGAAAAAGCACGGAGAAAGTGCTCACCGAAGTTGCTACGCAAGCAAGGACAATAACTCAAATAGTGAATTTGTGAGAAACACAGTACATAGGGGCTTGAATACTGGGAGTCCTTTAAGATCTTGCACAATCCAACTGTAGTTTGAATGTCTTCTCCCCCCTACCCCTGGATGTCTTCTTGTGGCCAAGCCATATTTCAATTTGCTCTGTTGCATTTTTGTGTTCTCTTGTCtcactatatttttttttgcttattctgTTGAGAGGAATTTTTTGAAACCGATGCAAGCTGTAGTTTTTAGATATGGTTCTATAGCTCAACTGGCATGAGTTTGCATTGATACCAAAATTCAATAGCTACTTATGGAAGTGTTCTATTTTGTATTCGGGGGAAAGAATGAAGGGGCAAGCTTTCTTGACATTTCAATAAGTTGAACTTGCTCATCATGCTTTGACATGACTCCCGAATGCTTTTCCTATTTACATCTGCGAGGAACGTGCAGTGATGCATCATAGGACCAATTCCTCGGCATATATAGTATGCTCAATCTATCAAACTTTGAAAGCTCCTGCATCATGCCTTAGGATTTGGTGGACAGCTGTGGGCGTTGATACACTGCTCTGTATCTTGAAAGGATTCCATCCATCATAAACAAATTGtccattgtaatttttttaatcacactAGTCTTGCAAGTTCTTCCAGATATGCTTTTTAAGTTTCCAATTCTATAATTTGCATGGTGGTGTGGAAACTGATAACCTTCCCATGAAAAAATGGTCATTCCCACAAAGGCATATTCTTGCACCACTGATTTAGATGTCAAATATGGCTGATCTTTGAACCTCTTGTGCTGTCTATTTATAGTTATTTGTTGAAAAAGACTGTACATTCTGGTTCATGTGTAAGAATGTCTTTCCACTCATCGCTTTTCATTGACTTGTTTATACCCTTGCAGGAAAAATCCTATGAATTTGGAAGGTACTCCAATTTTTTTACAcacaaataaaaaggaagaaagtccatCGAGATGTGTACCATCTGAACCAGCAAGAATCAGACTGCAACAAATCAATCTGAACCAGCAAGAATCAGACTGCAACATGATTTGTTATCATCAGAAGGTGATAGGAACTTGTTTTCAATCTAAACTAAATCTGAATCAGCACTTATAAATCAGAGTTTTCTTCCCCAGACTTAGTAAGTCACATTCCTTCTATTTGCTCATGAATTTGTTTGGCATACTCTCATGAGGTCGAGCATAAATTAAGTTTTGCAAAGGTCGAGACATCATCTGTGCTCATAAAACCTGTGTCCAGCGAGCGGTCATATGCAGTTTCTTAGATCAATATCAATGCACCACCCTCACAGTCAAACCAGAACAGCTTCTGAGCTTTTATTGCATGAAATTCTTGGCCTCTGGGTTTGATTCTAGAACGCTTGACCTCTCGCCGGACTTTGTCCGGATGTTCTTATCAAGAAGTCGTGGTTTCTTTCGTCTTTGTCGGGGACGAGACGTTACAGATACTGTTAACACTAAAAATTGACTTCATGGGCTGCCGTTAAAAGCAAGAGGGTTGGGAAAAGGCGAGTTACCGATGCGCTTGGTGTCAACAACATACAACCGCCTCATGGATGATGCGATACTGTTACCAAAGGACATGCCGACCGTTGTGGgaataatttgattttgaaatggtAACCACTAGGGCAGTTGCTCGCTCTATCTGGCTATTAATAGCCAAGGAGAAGTTGTAAAGGAGGCGAAAACAATTGAAACAACGCACTTGTTATTTCTGCTCTCAGtgttttattatcttttatcgTATATTTACTTTCGagtatttttactttatttccttttcaagtaatttttttcattaaacccgttactcttttttttttccgagcCGACTCAATACATAAAAAGTCGAAGAGCcaaatttcaatgaaatataTTTGCTCTGACATTATTGACCGCGAAACAGATACATGCTCCCACATGGGCGGAGCACTGGACAACAGAGATCGACGCCATTTGGCCCATCGATTGCggcttgaaaagaaaagaaggaaagcgGAAACAAAGGGTGGAAAGCGCGAGGGCTTTAGCTGGAATCCACCGAGGTTAAGAGTTTGTAGCGACCGCATTGATAGGGCAGACCATCCTATGTACGCTTGTCTGTGGAGGCGTCGCGCGATGGAGAGCCATGTTGCGCGCATCAGTCCATGGTAATCACGGCTCGCATGTGATGTGGGATCTAAAAATGCAAATGCGGACCATGCTTATGGTATTTTTCCTGAGAGGTCAAACTGAATCCTTAATTTTCTTAACTAAACAAGtcattaaaatttaggtgtcaatatgATTTTATTGTTACACGTTACTTTTTGGTTGTGACCATACTCCTCTTCATACGCTATCCTCACTTATCACATACAATAgcaatattaattcaattcaaccgCCAGAAGAGGACTAGGGTATAATCTGATTAATCTCTCAACTCGATCATTATATTGACAATCTCGTCATTCCTGGCCGAGCAATCGAATGTAATTTATTAACGCGATGACGTTCATGACGTCCCATATCAAAATCATAATAGCACACGGCCTCGTGAACTTAGCGCGCCAAGGCATCAACTCCTCTCACACACGCGCCAATCACGCGTATTTGGACAGGCTGATTTCGCCGCCGACACCCCCTGTCTAAGGGGTAAAGACAGACATGTTCCTACGTTGGGATACCAGGTCTACCTTCtattttctctgtttctttctgcGCAACAGTCTTCCTCCACCGCCAGAAGAGGACTAGGGTTCTAACAGACTTCTCTCACCTATTCCTTTCACATTCCCGATCGCATCCTCATTTCTTTCCATCCAATTCCCAGTCCGCTTATCCTTCTCAGTGAGGATCCACTCTCCAGCCATGGACTCCCCCATCCAACTCACCGAGAATTCCCAAGAGAACGCCGCCCCCGAGGAGCAGACCCACCAGCTCGCCGTCGCTCCCGTCGCTGTTCCTCCCTTCGCCACCGCCTCCTTCTCCTACTTCACCGCCGTCCAGCACGCCACCCATTCCTTCCGGCAGCTCCGGAGCTCGTCTTTGTTCTCCTCCCCCCGGCCCACCCAGGCCGCCAGCGGCCGAGTCCCCACTCAGGCCTCCTCTCTCGCCCACCTCTCcctctccgcctccgcctccaccgccTCCCCTGCCAGGATCTCCTGCGGCTCTACCATCTCCGCCAACCCCCTCCAGAGACCCCTCACCCTCCGCCCCCACCGCGCCCTCGACCTCCGCTGCGCCCGGCTCCTCCCCTCCCCTAGGTGGCCGATGTCCTTCTCGTTGGACTTCTCCGCCACCCTCTCGCTCTCCATCATACCTCCGAAGATCTCCTTCGATTGCAACGTCTCCGGCAATGCCGACCCGGGCCCCTTCGGCCCCAGCCACCTCTCCACCTCCGGCCCCGACCCATCCCTCGACCCCCACCCGCACCGCCGGCCCCAGCCACCGCGCCTCCATCGTCTGGTTCCGCGACGACCTCCGCGTCCACGACAACGAGTGCCTCAACGCCGCCACGATGAGTCCATGTCCGTCCTCCACGTCTACTGTTTTGACCCCCGCTGCTGCCGCGTGTTTTTGCCGAGGATCCTCGTCTCTATCTTCCAGTCCGTCTCcgacctccgccgccgcctgcGGGACCGCGGCTCGGACCTCGTGGTCAGGGTGGGTCACGCCGAGAAGGTGCTCGCCGAGATGGCCATTGCCGTTGGGGCCGAGGCTGTTTACGTCCACCGCAACGTGTGGTCGTGGCCGAATGAGAAGTTTAATGAGTGGGTCGAGGCCGCGATGAAGGAGGAGGGGATGGAGGTGAAGTACTTCTGGGGGAACTCGCTGTTCCACATCGACGACCTGCCGTTCAAGTTGGAGGACATGCCGGAGGAGTACCACATTTTCAAGGAGAGAGTGCAGGGGGTGGAGGTGAGGAAGCCGATCGCTGTGTTGGACCAGCTGAAGGGATTACCCAAGAGGGGCCACGTGGAGCCCGGAGAGATGCCTTCCTTGAAGGACCTGGGTGTGACTCCTACTGCCTCCATGGCGCAGGTCTGTCT
This region of Eucalyptus grandis isolate ANBG69807.140 chromosome 8, ASM1654582v1, whole genome shotgun sequence genomic DNA includes:
- the LOC104456760 gene encoding pentatricopeptide repeat-containing protein At1g09220, mitochondrial, whose product is MRFLSLLCSTSPAPARAKRTLEIAPAPLRRRRRSSSAGAPAVPLPRERRREALQNGLFSLLRRHGGSRRVALQVHGRVVASGLLLRDLSSSSTATLLFNALLRCYALDRLPLEAFLLYKDVQSGSLSASSSVSFNSFTYTFLLNSCVGLGCTVPGVQLHGLTLKLGFESHVYVQTALVYMYVACGSVGEGGKVFDCMPVRNPVTWNVLISGLTKWGRLDLARSLFEEMPVRTVVSWTAIIDGYTRMNRPNEAIHLFRKMVTDDGIAPSEITMLTIFPAIANIGSVKVCQSAHCYGEKIGFNSSDIRVANSLIDLYSKCGCIMSAWKFFEEITDARKNLVSWTSIISAFAMHGMGEEAAQGFDRMEIGGLKPNQVTFLSVLNAFSHGGLVEEGLRFFERMVNVYQLVPETKHYGSLVDMLGRAGRLKEAEKVALEVPREIANVVIWRTLLGACSFHGDVEMAERATERILEIERGYGGDYVLMYNVFAGAGRFNDAERLRQLMDQATASKVPGHSLV
- the LOC120287008 gene encoding pentatricopeptide repeat-containing protein At1g09220, mitochondrial-like; protein product: MRTELQPTLELMQDTNMFLSSVYNNYAGLNFSRTGDARFQLKKDVLEMDVTTRGKLNHSVYRIRYILILGISATVAVYMYAGCLISGASKKDDGGSSSTGSNWLMHELLWRDFFRFITKKYSSPVQLEFPACTGALSSSSTATLLFNALLRCYALDRFPLEAILLYKDVQSGSLSASSSVSFNSFTYTFLLNSCVGLGCTFPGVQLHGLTLKLGFESHVYVQTALVYMYVACGSVVEVGKVFDCMPVRNPVTWNVLISGLTKWGRLDLARSLSEEMPVRTVVSWIAIIDGYTRTNRPHEAIHLFRNMVMSMLTIFPAIANIGSVKVCQSAHCYGEKRGFNSIDIHVANSLIDLYSECGCIMSAWKFFEEITDARKNLVSWTSITSAFAMHGMGEEAAQSFDRMEIGGLKPNQVTFLSVLNAFSHGGLVEEGLTFFQKMVNVYQLVPDIKHYGSLVDMLGRAGRLKEAEKVALEVPREIANVVIWRTLLGACSFHGDVEMAERATKRILEIERGYGGDYLLMYNVFAGAGRFNDAARLRQLMDQVTASKVPGHSLV
- the LOC108954886 gene encoding blue-light photoreceptor PHR2-like; the protein is MDSPIQLTENSQENAAPEEQTHQLAVAPVAVPPFATASFSYFTAVQHATHSFRQLRSSSLFSSPRPTQAASGRVPTQASSLAHLSLSASASTASPARISCGSTISANPLQRPLTLRPHRALDLRCARLLPSPRWPMSFSLDFSATLSLSIIPPKISFDCNVSGNADPGPFGPSHLSTSGPDPSLDPHPHRRPQPPRLHRLVPRRPPRPRQRVPQRRHDESMSVLHVYCFDPRCCRVFLPRILVSIFQSVSDLRRRLRDRGSDLVVRVGHAEKVLAEMAIAVGAEAVYVHRNVWSWPNEKFNEWVEAAMKEEGMEVKYFWGNSLFHIDDLPFKLEDMPEEYHIFKERVQGVEVRKPIAVLDQLKGLPKRGHVEPGEMPSLKDLGVTPTASMAQDVEAPPEVGGESGALQWLKKFAAQYQAQQNEGFHIDKIFVDELIREIWGFMTRGCLSLRVLFEELKDAISAASKNDDGGSSSTVFNQFMDFLLVLDYSRFNWLKRCVSPVKQGALAGTGALV